A window of Desulfatibacillum aliphaticivorans DSM 15576 contains these coding sequences:
- a CDS encoding alpha/beta hydrolase, whose protein sequence is MEHLEGIIQRGPGQDLYYQRWRPDQDAKAVLAIVHGFGEHSSRYANVVNVLVPAGYAVYSFDNRGHGKSFGKRGHISNWEDFRTDVFAFLQLVREKEPDKPLFLMGHSLGGLIALEFLLRLPDGIDGAVISGPALTQGAVSPVLLLIGKLISYVIPSFTLDSKLESNDISRDPRVVMDYKKDPMVHSLASARFGAEMGSAIKWVRKHAGDLKTPILIIHGGDDRLVDPKCSREFFEKITIEDKTRIEYDGYFHETHNDLNWEKPVSDILEWLDKRVG, encoded by the coding sequence ATGGAACACTTGGAAGGAATTATTCAAAGAGGACCGGGGCAGGACCTGTATTACCAGCGTTGGCGCCCGGATCAGGACGCCAAAGCGGTTTTGGCCATTGTCCATGGGTTTGGAGAGCATAGCAGCAGATACGCCAATGTGGTGAATGTTCTGGTTCCCGCCGGATACGCCGTGTACAGCTTTGACAACCGGGGGCATGGAAAATCCTTTGGAAAACGGGGCCACATCAGCAACTGGGAGGATTTCCGCACCGACGTCTTCGCCTTTCTCCAACTGGTGCGGGAAAAAGAGCCGGACAAGCCCCTGTTCCTCATGGGACACAGCCTGGGCGGCCTTATCGCCCTGGAATTCCTTCTGCGTTTGCCCGACGGCATCGACGGCGCGGTCATCTCAGGCCCTGCACTCACCCAGGGCGCCGTCAGTCCTGTGCTGCTTCTGATCGGCAAGCTGATTTCCTACGTCATACCCAGCTTCACCCTGGACTCCAAGCTGGAGTCCAACGACATCTCCCGGGATCCCAGAGTGGTCATGGACTACAAAAAAGACCCCATGGTCCATAGCCTGGCTTCGGCCCGATTCGGCGCCGAAATGGGCTCCGCCATCAAATGGGTGCGCAAACACGCTGGGGATTTGAAAACGCCGATCCTTATCATTCACGGCGGAGACGACCGATTGGTGGATCCCAAATGCAGCAGGGAGTTTTTTGAAAAAATAACCATCGAAGATAAAACGCGCATTGAATACGACGGCTACTTCCACGAAACCCATAATGATTTGAACTGGGAAAAGCCGGTTTCCGACATTTTGGAATGGCTGGATAAACGCGTGGGATAA
- a CDS encoding hybrid sensor histidine kinase/response regulator, protein MPDGAIRSEEILIAQRDLSIALAGAVNIDEAAVTCLDAALKITGLDVGSVHLIDPIKGARLVANKGLSQTFLNELLRLAMDSSQMRLILDGQPIYANAGSPPWNQIKGLDSEHLSGMGLIPIMHGAKVIACFGLASHKLKAVPVEARTAIELIATTVGNAIARIQAQEALVESEEKFRFLAENQKDVVLSVGLDRTIRYCSPAIKEFAGYGRDEVEGRDFLDFVVEDKDRRFLGDYTPEQAQKRDALTVEFLFQPKSRDPFFVEIVTTRQFENNRVIALNVIMRDISRRKRAEQSLENNEKQLRSLMEAPANFAVYRLQYSPENPLSVSVVFASPSLKTIFGIENPMDFDTWWDIIHEDDRTAFAQGMLISMNQMSFQRSARYCHPDGSRSGWLKVIASNTFDDMGRPEYTNGVVLDITGRMEAERNLIESKRELEQSEEKYRLLVENANEAIGIIQHNVLKFPNQAMCSLLGYDGNETNYIDVFKQIHPLDKGRARDAFEHLLDSDEPHKSLSLRVVARSGATKWATANLVRIKWEDEPAAMAIIRDVTNEKHLETKLRQAQKMEAIGTLAGGIAHNFNNLLNIIMGFTELTMSDMRPKTRSRENLQQVLNASHRAKDLVSQILTFSRQDSMEKSPINLGSLAADAVRLLQATLPATVVVNSKIPPEPCPIKGNDTQIKQLIMNLGTNAVQAMNGKGGTLSLLLDNVEAEAWELEMEAPGLLIPAIRLMVTDTGRGMDAKTLAQIFDPYFTTLEPGQGTGLGLSVVHGIVKAHGGSISVRSTPGKGTSFTVLFPRLEDAIMEAPKKPSIALGEGERVVFVDDEPSIAELGKNLLEKLQYKPVIFTSPLKALEYLQEGGEPVDLLVTDQTMPIMTGEALIHKVREFAPDLPVIACTGHSDFFDRAKAAKLGIQAFCTKPLSLVQFSGTVRKVLDDFKKSTGR, encoded by the coding sequence ATGCCCGACGGCGCAATCCGAAGCGAGGAAATTCTTATAGCCCAACGGGATTTAAGCATAGCCCTGGCCGGCGCCGTCAATATTGACGAGGCTGCAGTCACCTGTCTGGATGCAGCGCTCAAGATTACGGGGCTGGACGTGGGCAGCGTCCATTTAATCGATCCCATTAAGGGAGCACGGTTAGTTGCAAACAAAGGCCTTTCCCAAACCTTTTTGAATGAATTACTCCGGCTGGCCATGGATTCTTCGCAAATGCGTTTGATCCTGGATGGCCAACCCATATACGCCAATGCAGGCTCCCCTCCCTGGAATCAGATCAAAGGCCTGGATTCGGAGCATCTGTCGGGCATGGGGCTTATTCCCATTATGCATGGCGCCAAGGTGATCGCCTGCTTTGGGCTGGCTTCGCACAAACTCAAGGCTGTGCCCGTCGAAGCCCGCACGGCCATCGAACTTATAGCAACCACGGTGGGCAACGCCATCGCCAGGATTCAGGCGCAGGAAGCCCTGGTCGAGAGCGAGGAGAAATTCCGTTTTTTGGCGGAAAACCAAAAAGACGTGGTGCTGTCCGTTGGTTTGGACCGCACAATTCGCTACTGCAGTCCGGCCATTAAGGAATTCGCCGGATACGGGCGCGACGAGGTTGAAGGGCGGGACTTTTTGGATTTTGTCGTGGAGGATAAGGACAGACGGTTTTTAGGCGACTATACTCCGGAGCAAGCCCAGAAGCGAGACGCCCTGACCGTGGAGTTCTTGTTTCAGCCCAAAAGCAGAGACCCGTTTTTTGTCGAAATTGTGACCACGCGGCAGTTTGAGAACAACCGTGTGATCGCCCTTAACGTCATCATGCGGGATATTTCCAGACGCAAACGGGCCGAACAATCCCTTGAAAACAACGAAAAGCAGCTTCGCTCCCTCATGGAGGCCCCGGCCAATTTCGCCGTGTACCGCCTGCAATACAGTCCGGAGAATCCGTTAAGCGTCTCCGTCGTGTTTGCCAGCCCTTCGTTAAAAACCATCTTCGGCATCGAAAATCCCATGGATTTCGATACATGGTGGGATATCATTCATGAAGACGACAGGACCGCTTTTGCTCAGGGGATGCTTATCTCCATGAATCAAATGAGCTTTCAAAGGAGCGCCCGATATTGTCATCCCGATGGAAGCCGGAGCGGGTGGCTGAAGGTAATCGCCAGCAACACGTTTGACGACATGGGCAGGCCGGAATACACAAACGGCGTGGTGTTGGACATCACGGGCCGCATGGAAGCGGAAAGAAACCTGATCGAGTCCAAAAGGGAACTGGAGCAAAGCGAGGAAAAGTACCGCTTGCTGGTGGAAAACGCCAACGAGGCCATTGGAATCATTCAGCACAACGTCCTGAAATTCCCCAATCAGGCCATGTGCAGCCTTTTGGGATATGACGGAAATGAGACGAATTATATTGACGTTTTTAAACAAATTCATCCCCTGGATAAAGGGCGGGCGCGGGACGCCTTTGAGCACTTGCTTGACTCCGACGAACCCCATAAATCCCTCAGCCTAAGGGTTGTTGCGCGTTCAGGCGCCACCAAATGGGCTACGGCCAACCTGGTCCGGATCAAATGGGAGGATGAACCCGCGGCCATGGCCATTATCCGGGATGTGACCAATGAAAAGCACCTGGAAACCAAATTGCGGCAGGCCCAAAAAATGGAGGCCATCGGCACCCTTGCCGGAGGCATCGCCCATAATTTCAATAACCTTTTGAATATCATCATGGGCTTTACGGAACTGACCATGTCGGACATGAGGCCTAAAACAAGATCCAGGGAAAACCTGCAGCAAGTGCTGAACGCTTCCCACAGGGCCAAAGACCTGGTCAGCCAAATCCTGACATTCTCCCGCCAGGACTCGATGGAAAAGTCGCCTATCAATTTGGGGTCTTTGGCGGCCGACGCCGTTAGATTGCTCCAAGCCACCCTGCCGGCGACAGTTGTGGTGAACTCTAAAATCCCTCCGGAGCCCTGCCCTATCAAAGGCAATGACACCCAGATTAAGCAGCTCATCATGAATCTGGGAACCAACGCCGTCCAGGCTATGAACGGAAAGGGCGGAACCCTGTCCCTTTTATTGGATAATGTGGAAGCGGAAGCCTGGGAATTGGAGATGGAGGCGCCGGGACTGCTGATTCCGGCCATACGATTGATGGTCACGGATACGGGCCGCGGCATGGACGCCAAAACCCTGGCGCAAATTTTCGATCCTTATTTTACAACCCTGGAGCCCGGGCAAGGCACAGGGCTTGGCCTTTCGGTCGTCCACGGGATTGTGAAAGCCCATGGCGGTTCTATTTCCGTGCGAAGCACGCCGGGCAAAGGGACATCCTTTACCGTGCTGTTTCCCAGGCTGGAGGACGCGATTATGGAGGCGCCCAAGAAACCATCCATCGCCCTGGGCGAGGGAGAGCGCGTGGTTTTCGTCGATGATGAACCTTCCATCGCGGAGTTGGGAAAAAACCTGCTGGAAAAGCTGCAATACAAGCCGGTCATATTTACCAGCCCGTTAAAAGCGTTGGAATATCTGCAGGAAGGGGGGGAGCCCGTCGACCTTTTGGTGACGGACCAGACCATGCCCATCATGACCGGCGAAGCGTTGATACACAAGGTGCGGGAGTTTGCTCCGGACCTTCCGGTGATCGCATGCACGGGGCACAGCGATTTTTTCGATCGCGCCAAGGCCGCGAAACTGGGGATCCAGGCCTTTTGCACCAAACCTTTGTCGTTGGTTCAGTTTTCCGGAACCGTGCGAAAAGTGCTGGATGATTTCAAGAAGAGCACAGGCCGCTAA
- a CDS encoding methyl-accepting chemotaxis protein codes for MYGFGLVLICLVAVIVVSTNGFQKTAGSFANLLTNEGGIKVATIKAGAGMLECLSNEKDFMLYKDPEYVEQFSQSAAAFEKMLGETITLAREAGHEDIARAAGKVIIKEQEYVTAFHTLVEAEKRKGLDPVSGLQGALREQAQILQNAMGKHAIDDLRESYLNLRRHEKDYHRTQADRDKTTWDEAIAEYEGLLGKSTGDAESVKAQLEALDLYKKYRARYFKTLEDYGPGLMLDSSYESLNRRPVRDMEEAIASTYVPRSEALILSVRKAEKDYLLRGEDRYVDEVHQGMEALVQALESSQVAQEEVDRLKAAINQYLTVFDELAAEDQNVASLSKAMNDSVNAITPLLRAMDKQVDETIAKVTNDTAAFAGRQGKIGIGVGIFAILAGILAAFLITASIRRPIARTVQFAQAIRDGDLSKRMRLNMDNEVGQLSDALDAMADSIEASQAEIQKNLSELQEVVQNVTQVAHQVTSGANQVADASQSLSQGATEQASSLEEISASMNEIHSQTRTNAENAEQASQLASSARDSGQQGSEQVQALESAMADIERASGDISRIIKTIDDIAFQTNLLALNAAVEAARAGAHGKGFAVVAQEVRALAARSAKAAEETSVLIEGSGAKISHGNDVAQQTVSVLTEIIQDVGKVSDLVDEIAASSNEQAQGISQINQGLTQIDSVTQQNTANAEETAAAAQELSSQAGSLREILDNFVNNRQSADVYEEQPAEALPAPDEPRQAPALTWGD; via the coding sequence ATGTATGGTTTTGGTCTTGTTTTAATCTGCCTTGTGGCCGTGATTGTCGTTTCAACCAACGGCTTTCAAAAAACCGCCGGCAGCTTTGCTAATTTATTGACGAACGAAGGCGGTATAAAAGTGGCGACCATAAAGGCCGGCGCAGGCATGCTGGAATGCCTGAGTAATGAAAAGGATTTCATGTTGTACAAGGATCCTGAGTATGTGGAGCAATTCAGTCAAAGCGCGGCTGCATTTGAAAAGATGCTAGGTGAAACAATAACCCTGGCCAGGGAGGCGGGCCACGAGGATATCGCGCGCGCGGCCGGGAAGGTCATTATCAAGGAGCAGGAATATGTTACGGCGTTTCATACCCTGGTGGAGGCGGAGAAGCGAAAGGGCCTGGATCCTGTGTCCGGGCTGCAGGGGGCTCTCAGGGAGCAGGCGCAGATTCTCCAGAACGCCATGGGCAAGCATGCCATAGACGACCTTCGGGAATCCTACCTGAACCTTCGCCGCCATGAAAAGGACTACCATCGTACTCAGGCCGACCGCGACAAAACAACATGGGATGAAGCCATTGCTGAATATGAAGGCCTCCTGGGGAAAAGCACGGGCGATGCGGAGTCCGTCAAGGCCCAATTGGAGGCGTTGGATTTGTATAAAAAGTACCGGGCCAGATACTTTAAAACCCTGGAGGATTACGGCCCCGGCCTCATGCTTGACTCCTCTTATGAATCCCTGAACAGAAGACCGGTCCGCGATATGGAGGAAGCCATAGCTTCGACATACGTGCCGCGGTCGGAAGCCTTGATTCTGTCCGTGAGAAAGGCTGAAAAGGATTATTTGCTTCGGGGAGAGGACAGGTATGTAGACGAAGTGCATCAGGGAATGGAGGCGTTGGTTCAAGCCCTGGAAAGCTCCCAGGTCGCCCAGGAGGAGGTGGATCGCCTGAAAGCGGCCATCAACCAATACCTTACGGTCTTTGACGAATTGGCTGCCGAGGATCAAAATGTGGCCTCACTGTCCAAGGCCATGAATGACAGCGTTAATGCCATTACTCCCTTGCTGAGGGCCATGGATAAACAGGTGGATGAAACCATAGCCAAGGTTACCAATGACACTGCGGCATTTGCAGGCCGGCAAGGAAAAATTGGGATTGGCGTGGGGATTTTTGCTATATTGGCGGGGATTCTGGCCGCTTTCCTTATTACGGCTTCCATCCGCCGGCCCATCGCCAGGACGGTTCAGTTCGCCCAAGCCATAAGGGACGGGGATTTGTCCAAACGCATGCGCTTGAACATGGATAATGAAGTGGGGCAGCTTTCCGATGCCTTGGACGCCATGGCGGACAGTATCGAGGCCAGCCAAGCCGAAATACAAAAGAACCTGTCCGAGTTGCAGGAGGTTGTGCAAAATGTAACCCAGGTTGCGCATCAGGTGACAAGCGGCGCCAACCAGGTCGCCGACGCCAGCCAGTCTTTGTCTCAAGGGGCGACCGAGCAGGCCTCATCCCTTGAGGAGATTTCCGCATCCATGAATGAAATCCATTCCCAGACCCGGACGAACGCCGAAAACGCGGAACAGGCCAGCCAGCTTGCAAGCTCCGCCAGGGATTCCGGGCAGCAGGGAAGCGAACAGGTGCAGGCGCTGGAGTCCGCCATGGCGGATATTGAAAGAGCCAGCGGGGACATTTCCCGCATCATCAAGACCATCGACGACATTGCCTTTCAAACAAACCTCCTTGCCCTCAACGCGGCCGTTGAAGCCGCCAGGGCCGGCGCCCACGGAAAAGGATTCGCCGTGGTTGCTCAGGAAGTACGGGCTTTGGCCGCCCGCAGCGCCAAAGCGGCGGAAGAAACTTCCGTCCTTATTGAAGGGTCCGGAGCGAAAATTTCCCATGGAAACGACGTGGCTCAACAGACAGTGAGCGTTCTCACGGAGATTATTCAGGACGTTGGCAAAGTGTCTGACCTGGTGGATGAAATCGCCGCCTCCTCCAACGAACAGGCCCAAGGCATATCTCAAATTAACCAGGGCCTTACCCAGATTGACTCCGTAACCCAGCAAAACACCGCCAACGCCGAGGAAACCGCGGCCGCGGCCCAGGAGCTTTCGTCCCAGGCCGGCTCCTTAAGAGAGATTCTTGATAATTTTGTCAATAATAGACAGTCCGCCGATGTGTATGAGGAGCAGCCTGCAGAGGCCTTGCCGGCCCCGGATGAGCCCCGTCAGGCGCCGGCCCTTACCTGGGGGGATTGA
- a CDS encoding transposase, translated as MPRQSRLDAPGLLHHVMIRGIERKPIFVDDQDRDALVDRLALILPETQTVCYAWVFMDNHAHFLFRSPPGGISHVMRRLMTGYAGYFNRRYFRHGPLFQNRFKSVLCQENAYFKELVRYIHLNPLRAGAASDLKELASHRYCGHGALLGNMERPWQETGFVLAAFGGSLRVSCKRYSDFLKSGQSMGRRDDLTGGGLVRSLGGWEAVKAAFPSKESRQKSDQRILGDGDFVQSILNQAKENLAARYLLAAKGIDKKTALEKASALFGVEPEWVLAKSRQRPLADARSLYCY; from the coding sequence ATGCCTCGCCAATCCCGATTAGACGCGCCCGGTTTATTGCATCATGTGATGATCCGTGGAATCGAGCGCAAACCGATTTTCGTCGACGACCAGGACCGGGACGCCCTTGTGGATCGCCTTGCCCTGATCCTGCCTGAAACCCAAACGGTCTGTTACGCGTGGGTTTTCATGGATAACCATGCCCACTTCCTTTTTCGCAGCCCCCCTGGAGGGATCTCCCATGTCATGCGCCGCCTCATGACCGGTTACGCCGGCTATTTCAACCGCCGGTATTTTCGCCATGGCCCTTTGTTTCAAAACCGGTTTAAATCCGTGCTCTGTCAGGAAAACGCGTATTTCAAAGAGTTGGTTCGATACATCCATCTGAATCCTCTGCGCGCAGGAGCGGCTTCTGACTTGAAAGAGCTTGCATCCCACCGGTATTGCGGCCATGGAGCCTTGCTGGGAAACATGGAACGCCCCTGGCAGGAAACGGGTTTTGTTCTGGCGGCGTTTGGGGGCTCTTTACGCGTTTCGTGCAAGCGTTACAGCGATTTCTTGAAGTCCGGACAGAGCATGGGCCGGCGGGATGACCTCACCGGCGGAGGACTTGTGCGCAGCCTGGGAGGCTGGGAGGCGGTCAAGGCGGCGTTTCCATCCAAGGAATCCCGCCAGAAAAGCGACCAACGAATTTTGGGGGACGGGGATTTTGTGCAGTCGATCCTGAACCAAGCCAAAGAAAACCTTGCCGCCAGGTATCTTCTGGCGGCCAAAGGCATTGACAAAAAAACAGCCTTGGAAAAGGCCTCGGCGCTTTTTGGCGTGGAGCCTGAGTGGGTCCTTGCCAAATCGCGGCAGAGGCCTTTGGCCGACGCCCGAAGTCTTTATTGTTATTAG
- a CDS encoding acetyl-CoA hydrolase/transferase C-terminal domain-containing protein: protein MADNQPTFYDDVEKCADDIIRIMGKRVNFAMPLALGKSYHLTNELYRRAKEDPEIQLTFVTALALEKPTWSSDLEKRLVKPMRERIWKGVPDFDYVLDMRKNALPKNVVVTEFFFKAGSYNNVPMAQQNHSSSNYTHAIRDITNCFDTLVACQCVCKGEIDGETVYSNSCNSDLAYEIYPSKLEAERMGKKVIYIGHVNDTLPFMYGDAVEPEHHFDMILDSPKYCFPLFSAPKAPVCTKDYMIGLHVSSLIKDGGTLQIGIGTLGDAIASGLLMRHHNNGDYNQLLDDLGINNRYSRLIDKIGGRDEFAQGLYGATEMLVDVFIELYTGGIIKRNVYHNIPLMRMINDGALQEEFTPESVKELLLQDEHFPILKEQDFISLRNYGIFKDDLRYEDYHLVNGAGKYSVDFRDSANLDAVLENCLGDRLKNGVVLTGSFFIGPNGFYDFLRDMSDEERKKFEMTGVKVVNQLYGDEVLRSLERKDARFVNAGMKISLMGNVASDALRNGTVISGVGGQYNFVSMAHALPDARLIMMLRSTKETPKEVKSNILFNYGYTTIPRHLRDIVVTEYGIADLRSKQDWVVMTELIKVADSRFQDELLDEAKKAGKVPMDYEIPYEYRNNYPDQLEKKLAPFKAKGYFKPFPFGKEFTDEEVALGASLRKFKGGMTANKFKASKALIKDFKAPVPPEATPYLKRMNLDAPKGVKEKLMQKLVVHALSNAGYVKLQ from the coding sequence ATGGCGGACAATCAACCAACTTTTTATGACGACGTGGAGAAGTGTGCTGACGACATTATTCGGATCATGGGTAAAAGAGTGAACTTTGCCATGCCCCTGGCATTGGGAAAATCCTATCATCTGACCAACGAACTTTACCGGCGTGCCAAGGAGGATCCGGAAATCCAACTGACCTTTGTCACGGCCCTGGCCCTGGAAAAACCCACCTGGTCCAGCGACCTGGAAAAACGCCTGGTGAAGCCCATGCGGGAGAGGATCTGGAAAGGGGTGCCGGATTTTGATTATGTGCTGGACATGAGAAAGAACGCCTTGCCCAAAAACGTTGTGGTCACGGAATTCTTTTTCAAGGCAGGCAGTTACAACAATGTGCCCATGGCTCAGCAAAACCATAGCAGCTCCAATTACACCCACGCCATACGCGACATCACCAATTGCTTCGACACCCTGGTGGCCTGCCAGTGCGTCTGCAAAGGCGAAATCGACGGCGAGACGGTTTACAGCAATTCCTGCAACTCGGATCTGGCCTACGAAATATATCCCTCCAAGCTGGAGGCGGAGCGCATGGGCAAAAAAGTGATCTATATCGGCCATGTCAACGACACGCTCCCTTTTATGTACGGCGACGCGGTGGAGCCCGAACATCATTTTGACATGATCCTGGACAGCCCCAAGTATTGTTTTCCCTTGTTCTCCGCGCCCAAGGCCCCCGTCTGTACAAAAGACTATATGATCGGCCTCCATGTGAGCAGCCTGATCAAGGACGGCGGCACCCTGCAGATCGGCATCGGAACCCTGGGCGACGCCATCGCCAGCGGCCTGCTCATGCGGCATCACAATAACGGCGATTACAACCAGCTTCTGGATGACCTGGGAATCAACAACCGCTACAGCCGGCTGATTGATAAAATCGGCGGCCGCGACGAGTTCGCCCAGGGCCTTTACGGCGCCACGGAAATGCTGGTGGACGTGTTTATTGAATTATACACCGGCGGCATCATCAAGAGAAACGTCTACCACAACATCCCGTTAATGAGAATGATTAACGACGGCGCTCTGCAGGAGGAGTTCACCCCCGAATCCGTCAAGGAGCTTTTGCTGCAGGACGAACACTTCCCGATCCTCAAGGAACAGGATTTTATATCCCTCCGGAACTACGGCATTTTCAAGGATGATCTTAGGTACGAGGACTACCACCTGGTGAACGGCGCCGGCAAATACTCGGTGGATTTCCGGGATTCCGCCAACCTGGACGCCGTGCTGGAAAACTGCCTGGGCGACAGGCTGAAAAACGGCGTGGTGCTCACCGGCAGCTTTTTTATCGGCCCCAACGGATTTTACGACTTTCTCCGGGACATGAGCGACGAAGAACGGAAAAAATTCGAGATGACCGGCGTCAAGGTGGTCAACCAGCTTTACGGGGACGAGGTGCTTCGCAGCCTGGAACGCAAGGACGCCCGGTTCGTCAACGCGGGCATGAAAATCTCCCTCATGGGCAACGTGGCTTCCGACGCCCTGCGAAACGGCACGGTCATCAGCGGGGTGGGCGGGCAGTATAACTTCGTATCCATGGCCCACGCCCTGCCCGACGCAAGGCTCATCATGATGCTCCGCAGCACCAAGGAAACGCCCAAGGAAGTCAAGTCCAATATTCTGTTCAATTACGGCTACACCACCATACCGCGCCACTTACGGGACATTGTGGTCACCGAATACGGCATAGCCGACCTTCGGAGCAAACAGGACTGGGTGGTGATGACCGAACTCATCAAAGTCGCCGACTCCCGCTTCCAGGACGAGTTGCTGGACGAAGCCAAAAAAGCCGGGAAAGTGCCCATGGATTATGAAATTCCTTATGAATACCGCAATAACTATCCCGATCAACTGGAAAAGAAGCTGGCGCCCTTCAAGGCCAAGGGTTACTTCAAGCCCTTCCCCTTCGGCAAGGAGTTCACGGACGAGGAAGTGGCCCTGGGCGCCTCCCTGCGTAAGTTCAAGGGCGGCATGACGGCCAATAAATTCAAGGCCTCCAAGGCGCTCATCAAGGATTTCAAGGCGCCCGTTCCTCCGGAAGCGACGCCGTATCTCAAACGCATGAACCTGGACGCCCCCAAGGGCGTTAAGGAAAAACTCATGCAAAAGCTGGTGGTGCACGCCCTGTCCAATGCCGGGTATGTGAAGCTGCAATAG
- a CDS encoding cation:proton antiporter encodes MNPNPQPNAKPRWLPISLAIGIMAILGLWYVTYNPEESWQASGAMNFSLGFLMLAGYVGAIIFQVMKLPRITGYIFAGILIGPHALGIFTHERIMDLRLVDDLALSFIALTAGGSLELKELSKRFVHIGLTVLFIVLIVFCSVAALVSLTGPMFSFTAQLSPREILAMGLLLGVLAVAISPSSVIAIIAETKAKGPFTETALGVTVAIDVIVIVLFTIAMAAARALLMSQGADPMVFAVLGGELLVSVLLGALLGWGLAYYIKKVGHDLPLVLLLAAFGVARVSAFLSWYIHEHYNASVHMEPLLICMAAGFVVANFSHYGNKFVDTLERFSLPVYLLFFCLTGASLDLNALASTWPLALAIAFMRAGGIWTATNLSGLMTKSPAPHRRRAFMAFVSQAGVAVGLAGLAQAQFPEIGCYLLTVVLALIAVNQIAGPVLLKLALNQVGETPDKK; translated from the coding sequence GTGAATCCTAATCCCCAGCCAAACGCCAAGCCCCGGTGGCTGCCCATATCCCTGGCCATAGGTATCATGGCCATCCTGGGATTATGGTACGTAACATACAATCCGGAGGAAAGCTGGCAGGCGTCGGGCGCCATGAATTTCTCCCTGGGATTCCTCATGCTGGCGGGCTACGTGGGCGCGATCATTTTCCAGGTAATGAAGCTCCCCCGAATCACGGGGTACATCTTCGCCGGCATACTTATCGGCCCTCATGCTTTGGGGATTTTCACCCACGAACGAATAATGGACCTGCGGCTGGTGGACGACCTGGCCCTGAGCTTCATCGCCCTCACCGCCGGGGGCAGCCTGGAGTTGAAGGAGCTGTCCAAGAGGTTCGTGCATATCGGCCTGACCGTGCTTTTCATCGTCCTGATCGTGTTTTGCTCCGTGGCCGCGCTTGTAAGCCTCACCGGCCCCATGTTCTCGTTTACGGCCCAGCTCAGCCCGCGGGAGATCCTCGCCATGGGCCTGCTGTTAGGCGTGCTGGCCGTGGCGATTTCTCCGTCCTCCGTCATCGCCATCATTGCCGAAACCAAGGCAAAAGGGCCTTTTACGGAAACCGCCCTGGGCGTGACCGTAGCCATTGACGTGATTGTAATCGTGCTGTTTACCATCGCCATGGCGGCCGCAAGGGCCCTTTTGATGTCCCAGGGGGCGGACCCCATGGTTTTTGCCGTACTGGGGGGCGAATTGCTGGTTTCCGTGCTGTTGGGCGCTTTATTGGGATGGGGCCTGGCTTATTACATCAAAAAAGTGGGGCACGACCTGCCCCTGGTCCTGCTTCTGGCGGCTTTCGGCGTGGCCAGGGTCTCGGCCTTTTTGAGCTGGTACATCCACGAGCACTACAACGCCTCCGTGCATATGGAGCCTTTGCTTATCTGCATGGCCGCCGGCTTTGTGGTGGCCAATTTTTCCCATTACGGGAATAAATTCGTGGACACCCTGGAGCGATTCTCCCTGCCCGTCTACCTTCTGTTTTTCTGCCTGACAGGAGCCTCCCTGGATCTGAACGCCCTGGCCTCCACCTGGCCTCTGGCTTTAGCCATTGCCTTCATGCGCGCGGGCGGAATCTGGACCGCGACCAATCTCTCCGGCCTCATGACCAAAAGCCCGGCGCCCCATCGCAGACGGGCGTTCATGGCATTCGTCTCCCAGGCGGGCGTGGCCGTGGGCCTTGCAGGGCTCGCCCAGGCCCAGTTTCCGGAAATCGGCTGCTACCTCCTGACCGTGGTCCTGGCGCTCATCGCCGTCAACCAGATCGCCGGACCGGTGCTGCTTAAGTTAGCGCTTAACCAGGTGGGCGAAACACCGGATAAAAAATAA